In Solanum pennellii chromosome 3, SPENNV200, a single window of DNA contains:
- the LOC107012655 gene encoding heavy metal-associated isoprenylated plant protein 39-like — MKKVILKLEYFDEKIKQKAMKKVSGLEGVESISIDSKEKKLTITGNIDPVSLVSKLRKLCHTDIVSVGPAKEPEKKKDDGAKKDGGAKKDDGKKDDGAKKGDDKKGGGGADKTKEEALPVMKAFPAPIFYHYNQHPYQHYQTPVPAYYHQRSVEEDPNSCVIC; from the exons ATGAAG AAAGTAATTCTGAAATTGGAGTATTTCGACgagaaaatcaaacaaaaagcCATGAAGAAAGTGTCTGGTCTTGAAG GAGTGGAATCAATTTCAATAGAttcaaaagagaagaaattaaCAATAACAGGGAACATAGATCCAGTTTCACTAGTTTCAAAATTGAGGAAGCTCTGTCACACTGATATCGTCTCAGTTGGACCAGCAAAAGAGCCTGAGAAAAAGAAGGACGACGGTGCCAAAAAAGATGGAGGGGCTAAAAAGGATGACGGCAAAAAAGATGATGGGGCTAAAAAAGGGGATGATAAAAAGGGAGGAGGAGGAGCCGATAAGACGAAAGAAGAAGCTCTTCCAGTAATGAAAGCTTTTCCAGCTCCTATATTTTATCACTATAATCAGCATCCTTATCAACATTATCAAACCCCTGTTCCTGCTTATTATCACCAACGAAGCGTTGAAGAAGATCCAAATTCTTGTGTCATCTGTTGA